Proteins co-encoded in one Nonlabens agnitus genomic window:
- a CDS encoding ABC transporter permease: MKRLLDIEFHKFRYSRSSKVLTTIYLTIVVLLMFGGMIRLEFNGFSGSLSDLGIFNFPIVWHISTYFTSFLKIFIAIVIVSLTASEYSNRTIKQNLIDGLSKKELVLSKFYFVLVLAVLTTIIVFVASLILGLIYSDYNEIGIIFSDMQFLGAFFLSHLIFFCFCLFAGILLKRSAFALGFVFVWYIFEALLNLGARGLDYYFQLNSLEWLQHILPLNAMSNLIKQPFTRISLIDSGLNQLGQGEVTFEYAVEWIDVASVIVWSTLFIYWSYWLIKRRDL; this comes from the coding sequence ATGAAGCGTTTACTCGATATAGAATTCCATAAATTTAGATACAGTCGCAGCAGTAAGGTATTGACCACAATATACCTGACTATAGTGGTGTTACTCATGTTCGGCGGTATGATACGCCTTGAGTTCAATGGATTTTCTGGTAGTCTATCTGATTTGGGCATTTTCAACTTCCCGATTGTATGGCACATAAGCACCTACTTTACCAGTTTTTTAAAGATTTTTATTGCGATAGTGATCGTTTCCCTCACTGCCAGTGAATACAGCAATAGAACCATTAAACAAAACTTGATAGATGGATTGAGTAAAAAAGAGCTGGTCCTTTCCAAGTTCTATTTTGTTCTAGTTCTGGCCGTATTGACAACAATCATTGTTTTTGTGGCTTCTCTTATTCTAGGCCTGATATACTCAGATTATAATGAGATAGGCATCATATTCTCTGACATGCAGTTTCTAGGTGCTTTCTTTTTAAGCCATTTGATCTTCTTTTGTTTCTGCCTTTTTGCTGGTATATTATTGAAGCGCAGTGCCTTTGCGCTAGGATTTGTATTCGTTTGGTACATCTTTGAAGCGCTACTTAATCTGGGCGCTCGTGGATTGGACTACTATTTCCAATTAAATTCCTTGGAATGGCTGCAGCACATCTTACCGCTCAATGCAATGTCAAATTTGATCAAACAACCATTTACACGCATTAGCCTGATCGATTCTGGTTTGAACCAATTGGGTCAAGGTGAAGTCACTTTTGAGTATGCGGTGGAATGGATTGATGTGGCTTCAGTGATTGTCTGGAGCACCTTGTTCATTTATTGGTCATACTGGTTGATCAAGCGCAGGGATTTATGA
- a CDS encoding T9SS type B sorting domain-containing protein, with amino-acid sequence MIKTRFVLFVLLLLASRVGFAQLEAANWYFGDNAGIRFDPDTGEVRALTNGSLRTDEGCSTISDTDGNLLFYTDGIDVYNRNHTFMQNGRGLRGNPSSAQSGIIIPKPGDPNIYYIFTVDTRLQNNTPTGMHYYEVDLTLDGGLGAVTTDVANPPNLLRDCSEKIAAIGADNGEDIFVVAYANADGSQPTNFDTFYVYTVSSTGLDLTPVTSTFPQKISGRRGNLKFSSDGSKLVCANMRDGTNLYDFDNITGIVSNERALTLPFPNYAGYGVEFSPNNDLLYVSASNDFNGQSANNPSNHTSSVYQFDLTRPNITEINNSRFSLYSGLGYRGALQLGINGKIYRALSDTYDDGAPFLGVINNPDIRGAGADYQHDAIPLNGRRSRQGLPPFIQSFFATIDVENVCLGDETMFSFESDVTPTSVLWEFGDGNSSTLETSSNQYSAAGIYQVTLTLDFSGAVRKFFKQIEIFESPVANPVDDMFACDNNLDGSETFDFIDASDQVLNGQNAQMFEVTYYLNQTDADQKTNLINVPYTSNLPQQEIFVRVDNTFNSECYDTTSFLINIYDQPVANPVPDLEECDDNFDGIETFNLAAQNAGILGSQSATDFTISYHLNANDADLNQNPLPLSYRNTTPFRQTITARIENNAENSCAALIDFDLVVEERPEAIDFTGFQCDEDGVPDQRTNFNLSSFDASISNNASNVEVTYYLNATDAINDNNRLDSNDYRNLTPVQNIVARVTNINTGCFNTANITLRVSASDAQDALLEQCDDDGMQDGLHLFDLTNASGTVLTNAPSDVTVNYYLSASDALAERNALPSQYTNVVPNSQIIYARAESSDGNCFGISEVELRVNDLPQVVPTDFQEYCGNNPQPLTIDAGPLPGATTDYTYEWSTGETTYSIDVRNGGDYTVIVSNASNCTSERIVTVVISEPATIDNVDVVNANGGTFGSATAVVSGLGDYEFRIDPNAGYQDSPIFENLEPGFYTLYVNDRKGCGETTATFSIVGYPRFFTPNGDGFNDFWQLDGVNGNFEPDATIYIFDRYGKLLKQLSPSSPGWDGTFNGEPLPSTDYWFKATLTDGTEFSANFSLKR; translated from the coding sequence ATGATAAAAACACGTTTTGTTTTATTTGTGTTGCTTCTCTTAGCTTCACGAGTTGGCTTTGCACAATTAGAAGCTGCTAATTGGTATTTTGGAGACAACGCAGGAATACGTTTTGATCCAGATACAGGTGAGGTACGTGCCTTGACTAACGGAAGTTTAAGGACCGATGAAGGGTGCTCTACAATATCAGATACTGATGGGAATCTGCTGTTTTACACAGATGGTATTGATGTATATAATCGCAACCATACCTTCATGCAAAATGGTCGAGGTCTACGCGGTAATCCATCTAGTGCGCAAAGTGGTATAATCATACCCAAACCTGGAGATCCAAATATATACTACATATTTACTGTAGATACCAGACTTCAAAATAATACACCTACAGGAATGCATTATTATGAGGTTGATCTGACCCTTGACGGTGGTTTGGGCGCTGTTACCACAGATGTAGCAAATCCACCAAATCTACTACGAGATTGTTCAGAAAAAATTGCTGCGATAGGCGCAGATAATGGTGAGGATATTTTTGTGGTCGCCTATGCTAATGCTGATGGCTCACAACCCACCAACTTTGATACATTTTACGTTTATACAGTTAGTTCAACAGGGCTGGATCTTACACCTGTCACAAGCACATTTCCTCAAAAAATTAGCGGAAGAAGAGGAAATCTAAAGTTCTCGTCAGACGGTTCAAAATTAGTTTGCGCAAACATGCGAGATGGAACCAACCTTTACGATTTTGATAATATAACCGGTATTGTTTCCAATGAAAGAGCGCTAACACTACCATTCCCTAATTATGCAGGATATGGAGTTGAGTTCTCTCCTAATAATGATCTTCTATATGTTTCTGCTTCTAATGACTTTAATGGTCAGTCAGCTAACAATCCGTCTAACCATACTTCTAGTGTCTATCAATTTGATTTGACTAGACCTAACATCACCGAGATCAACAACAGTAGATTCTCTCTATACTCTGGACTAGGTTATAGAGGTGCTTTACAATTAGGGATTAATGGTAAGATCTATAGAGCATTGTCTGACACTTATGATGATGGAGCACCTTTTTTAGGCGTCATCAACAATCCTGATATCAGAGGTGCTGGCGCCGATTATCAACATGACGCCATACCACTGAACGGAAGAAGATCACGTCAAGGATTACCACCATTCATTCAAAGTTTCTTTGCCACTATTGATGTTGAAAATGTATGTCTGGGAGATGAAACGATGTTTTCTTTCGAGTCAGACGTAACGCCTACCTCTGTTCTTTGGGAATTCGGTGATGGTAATTCATCCACCTTGGAAACATCAAGCAATCAATACAGCGCCGCAGGCATTTATCAAGTTACCTTAACATTGGATTTTTCAGGAGCGGTGAGAAAGTTTTTTAAGCAGATTGAGATTTTTGAATCGCCAGTGGCAAATCCTGTTGACGATATGTTCGCTTGCGATAACAATCTGGACGGCAGCGAGACTTTTGATTTTATCGATGCATCTGATCAGGTACTCAATGGTCAGAATGCGCAAATGTTTGAGGTTACTTATTATCTGAATCAGACCGATGCTGACCAAAAAACAAACCTTATAAATGTTCCATACACTAGTAATCTTCCACAACAAGAAATTTTTGTTAGAGTCGATAACACATTTAATTCTGAGTGCTACGATACCACGTCGTTTCTCATCAATATCTACGACCAGCCTGTAGCAAATCCTGTCCCAGATCTAGAAGAATGTGATGATAATTTTGACGGTATCGAGACTTTTAATCTTGCCGCTCAAAATGCAGGAATTTTAGGATCACAGTCTGCTACAGACTTTACCATTTCCTATCATTTGAATGCTAATGATGCTGACTTAAATCAAAATCCGTTGCCTTTATCATATCGCAACACCACGCCATTCAGACAGACTATCACCGCAAGAATTGAAAACAATGCAGAAAATTCTTGTGCTGCTCTAATTGACTTTGACCTAGTCGTTGAAGAGCGTCCTGAGGCCATAGATTTCACTGGATTTCAATGTGATGAAGATGGCGTACCAGATCAACGTACCAATTTCAACCTATCTAGTTTTGATGCAAGCATCTCAAACAATGCAAGCAACGTAGAGGTGACATATTATTTAAACGCCACAGATGCCATTAATGACAATAATCGCTTGGACAGCAATGACTACCGCAATCTAACGCCGGTACAAAATATAGTGGCTCGTGTCACGAATATCAATACAGGTTGTTTCAATACCGCAAACATAACCTTAAGAGTAAGTGCTAGCGATGCTCAAGACGCACTATTAGAACAGTGCGATGATGATGGTATGCAGGATGGATTGCACCTATTTGACCTGACTAACGCCAGCGGCACTGTTTTGACTAATGCGCCCAGCGATGTTACCGTCAATTATTACCTAAGTGCCAGCGATGCACTGGCAGAGCGTAATGCTCTACCTAGCCAATACACCAATGTGGTTCCTAATAGTCAGATAATCTACGCCAGAGCAGAATCGTCAGATGGGAACTGTTTTGGGATAAGCGAGGTAGAATTAAGAGTTAACGATTTACCACAAGTCGTACCTACTGATTTCCAAGAGTACTGCGGTAACAATCCGCAACCTTTGACCATTGATGCTGGACCTTTGCCTGGCGCAACAACAGACTACACCTATGAATGGAGCACTGGCGAGACGACGTATTCCATCGATGTTAGAAATGGCGGTGATTATACGGTGATTGTATCTAATGCAAGCAATTGTACCAGTGAACGCATAGTAACAGTAGTGATAAGTGAACCTGCAACAATCGACAACGTTGATGTGGTCAATGCAAATGGCGGAACATTCGGGTCGGCGACGGCGGTCGTGAGCGGTTTGGGCGATTATGAGTTTAGAATCGACCCTAATGCTGGATATCAAGACAGTCCTATTTTTGAGAATCTGGAGCCAGGTTTTTACACCTTGTACGTTAATGATAGAAAAGGTTGCGGTGAGACCACAGCAACGTTTAGTATAGTGGGATATCCGAGGTTCTTCACGCCTAATGGTGATGGATTCAATGATTTCTGGCAGCTGGATGGTGTCAATGGTAACTTTGAACCAGATGCAACGATCTATATATTTGACCGCTATGGTAAGCTATTGAAACAGCTATCGCCTAGTAGTCCAGGTTGGGACGGCACTTTTAATGGAGAGCCGTTACCATCGACTGATTATTGGTTCAAGGCGACACTTACAGATGGTACAGAGTTTTCGGCAAATTTCTCTCTTAAGAGATAA
- a CDS encoding gliding motility-associated C-terminal domain-containing protein — protein MNKKILPYVMMLLCFAFAKAQLESSQWFFGEHAGIDFRSGTIAPTTISQMQTGEGCATLSDEDGNLLFYTDGSTVYNRNHEIMVNGTGLKGNSSSTSSAVAVPFPESNNLFYIFTVDTDDLVYRLAEGMHYSIVDMTLDNGNGAILQDSKNTRVLERTSEKLTAIENGTNTGYWIITQFEDKFYSYELTASGLSMSPVVSQVDPFIELLDFFITNVDVAAMRGYIKVNSSGTKLAAAHFSNNTLADFNGITSILEARSLAYAQGGELYIYDFDNNTGIVSNPVPLLIREDEGSYYGIEFSPDGNYLYAEVDYLRPSTTSIFEFVGGEIAQFNLNATDIAASKRTIYQDQNQLFRGALQLGIDGKIYHSRINQNALSVISNPNDNNIPVNYGFNEQPLQPGTLSVYGLPIFVQSFFQEFEIKLENGCDGDAITYSLETNTQEYNVVWDFGDPALGSANSSSDREGIIEFSAAGNYEVTAVVSTLFQTITLAKTITIYPQVQINDLDLNLTECDLGPNATFFDLSGIAASINPNQDQNVSIHETRDAAIDNTNAINATLPFLINSSEQTLYIRVANENCYQIVELLLTIVKCPVQVFNTLTPNDDGANDSLQINGLRDIYDDFRISIFNRYGRLVWNGDATTANWDGTSNIAGTNGDLLPAGTYYYVIQLNDPEVNDPAGYIYLTY, from the coding sequence ATGAACAAAAAGATACTTCCTTATGTGATGATGTTGCTGTGTTTCGCTTTCGCGAAAGCGCAATTAGAATCATCGCAATGGTTTTTTGGAGAGCATGCAGGAATAGATTTTAGGTCTGGAACCATCGCGCCCACCACGATAAGCCAGATGCAAACCGGTGAAGGTTGTGCCACTTTATCAGATGAAGACGGCAACCTGCTATTTTATACCGACGGCTCTACCGTTTACAATAGAAACCATGAGATCATGGTGAATGGAACTGGTTTGAAAGGGAATTCATCCAGCACCAGCAGCGCCGTTGCCGTACCTTTTCCCGAGTCTAATAACCTGTTTTATATCTTTACCGTGGATACAGACGATCTGGTCTATCGCCTGGCCGAAGGTATGCACTACTCCATCGTGGACATGACACTTGATAACGGCAATGGCGCCATTCTTCAAGATTCCAAAAACACTCGAGTCCTAGAACGAACCTCAGAAAAACTGACGGCTATAGAAAATGGAACCAATACCGGTTACTGGATCATCACCCAATTTGAGGACAAGTTTTATAGCTATGAACTGACTGCTTCAGGGTTGTCCATGAGTCCTGTTGTTTCTCAAGTTGATCCATTTATTGAGCTTTTGGATTTCTTTATTACCAATGTAGATGTGGCTGCCATGCGCGGCTACATAAAGGTCAACAGCTCTGGAACTAAACTGGCTGCTGCGCATTTTTCCAATAATACACTGGCAGACTTTAACGGAATTACAAGTATTCTCGAGGCTCGCAGCCTGGCTTATGCACAAGGTGGTGAACTTTATATCTACGATTTTGATAATAATACCGGTATAGTAAGCAATCCAGTACCTTTATTGATCAGAGAAGATGAAGGTTCCTATTATGGTATAGAATTCTCACCAGATGGGAATTACCTATATGCCGAAGTAGATTACCTGCGACCGTCAACCACAAGTATTTTTGAATTTGTAGGTGGTGAGATTGCTCAGTTTAATTTGAACGCTACAGATATTGCAGCATCAAAACGAACGATTTACCAAGATCAAAACCAGCTGTTTAGAGGTGCACTGCAATTGGGTATCGATGGTAAAATATATCATTCCAGAATCAATCAAAATGCTTTAAGCGTTATATCAAACCCCAACGATAATAATATCCCTGTAAATTATGGTTTCAACGAGCAACCTTTGCAACCAGGCACTTTAAGCGTTTACGGGTTGCCTATTTTTGTTCAAAGTTTTTTTCAAGAATTTGAAATCAAGCTTGAAAATGGTTGCGATGGCGACGCCATTACTTATAGCCTTGAAACGAATACTCAGGAGTATAATGTGGTTTGGGATTTTGGAGATCCTGCATTGGGATCGGCTAATTCAAGTAGTGACCGTGAAGGAATCATTGAGTTCTCGGCTGCTGGAAATTATGAAGTCACCGCAGTCGTGTCCACCTTGTTCCAGACCATTACCTTAGCCAAAACGATTACCATCTATCCTCAAGTACAGATTAATGATCTGGACTTGAACCTAACCGAATGCGATTTAGGACCCAACGCTACATTTTTTGATCTTAGCGGTATCGCAGCTAGCATCAACCCTAATCAAGATCAAAATGTTTCCATTCACGAGACTCGCGATGCTGCGATCGATAATACAAACGCGATCAATGCGACGCTTCCATTCCTGATCAATAGTTCTGAGCAAACCCTTTACATTAGAGTGGCAAATGAAAACTGCTACCAGATTGTAGAATTACTATTGACAATTGTGAAATGTCCCGTTCAGGTATTCAACACGTTAACGCCTAACGACGATGGTGCAAATGATAGCCTTCAAATTAATGGTTTACGCGACATCTACGATGATTTTAGGATTTCCATATTTAACCGTTATGGTAGGTTGGTATGGAACGGTGATGCGACCACGGCTAATTGGGATGGCACTTCCAATATTGCGGGAACTAATGGCGATCTTTTACCTGCGGGTACCTATTATTATGTCATCCAACTCAATGATCCAGAGGTGAATGATCCAGCTGGATACATCTATCTCACCTATTGA
- a CDS encoding MarR family winged helix-turn-helix transcriptional regulator, with amino-acid sequence MKNKTIDYVLRSTWMAVAKMYNEQASVKNSTMATGFALISIDPDTGTPSTALGPKMGMEATSLSRTLKSMEEKGLIKRSRNPEDGRSVLIHLTDFGKEMRDFSKNVVKTFDNVVKAEIPEEKLSTFLEVAQQINELVNNKKVYNQEQALVKK; translated from the coding sequence ATGAAAAATAAAACGATAGATTATGTGCTGCGTTCTACATGGATGGCTGTGGCCAAAATGTACAACGAGCAAGCAAGCGTGAAGAACAGCACGATGGCTACCGGGTTTGCGCTCATTAGCATTGATCCAGATACGGGAACACCTAGCACTGCTTTAGGGCCCAAAATGGGTATGGAAGCTACTTCTCTATCCAGGACGCTCAAGTCGATGGAAGAAAAAGGACTGATAAAAAGAAGCCGCAATCCAGAAGATGGACGCAGTGTTTTGATCCACCTAACTGATTTTGGAAAGGAGATGCGTGACTTTTCTAAAAATGTCGTTAAAACCTTTGACAACGTAGTCAAGGCAGAAATTCCAGAGGAAAAATTAAGTACCTTTCTAGAGGTTGCCCAGCAGATTAACGAGCTGGTCAACAATAAAAAGGTCTACAATCAAGAACAAGCATTAGTTAAAAAATAA